In Exiguobacterium sibiricum 7-3, a genomic segment contains:
- a CDS encoding endonuclease MutS2 yields MNANALRVLEYDKLKELLAKQTASSLGAQFVRKMEPAEDFEQVKALLALTTEATTVYRLRDRYPFGGLTDVRSEVKRAEIGSVLSTSELLAVADVVYSGRQVKAFQERLHEDHPDLRLPALDSRIEQITKLVEIEQGIRHAIDDQGTVQDSASDKLRSLRSQLRSLEGQVRSKIDGVLRSKSKMLSDAIVTMRNDRYCVPVKQEYRQAFGGIVHDQSASGATLFIEPQAVVAANNEIQEARLKERAEIERILAQLSALVGSVGDSLRINVDVLAELDFIMAKALYGHTIRAVEPRLNENRHIVLKEARHPFIPDDEVVPITVSLGGEFTSLVITGPNTGGKTVTLKTIGLLQLMVQSGLYVPAADETELSVFDAIYADIGDEQSIEQNLSTFSSHMTNIVSMMGKIDFMSLVLFDELGAGTDPTEGAALAIAILDEVKRRGARVAATTHYSELKAYGYNREGVVNASMEFDVESLSPTYRLLIGVPGRSNAFEISKRLGLEDRVIDAARDQVGTDAQSVETMIGRLEEAKQRAESLERELLQEQQRLVEEREEFEREQAEIHQEKNEILAKAEEKATRAVERAQKEAEAVIKRLKELRDAGAVKEHELIEARKQLEQAKPSLQDQRIAKVKAKTNQAPVFAKGEEVKVTTFNQKGYIINQNSNGEYTVQVGIMKVNVKPGDLAKVGEAKTASKTKKRSGGTSITKQSAASAELDLRGVRVEEGLAKLDRFMDQALLSNYEQIRVIHGLGTGAMRQGVQEYLRGNRHVKTHRLGGQGEGGHGVTIIELK; encoded by the coding sequence ATGAATGCCAATGCACTACGTGTATTAGAATACGATAAATTAAAAGAACTACTCGCAAAACAGACAGCCAGTTCACTTGGCGCCCAATTCGTGCGGAAGATGGAGCCGGCAGAAGATTTCGAACAGGTGAAAGCATTGCTCGCTTTGACGACAGAAGCAACGACAGTCTATCGACTGCGCGACCGTTATCCATTTGGTGGACTGACGGATGTCCGCAGTGAGGTGAAACGGGCGGAAATCGGCTCGGTCCTCTCGACAAGTGAGTTACTTGCGGTTGCAGACGTCGTTTATTCCGGACGTCAAGTTAAGGCCTTCCAGGAACGTCTGCATGAAGATCACCCGGATTTGCGGTTACCGGCACTGGACAGCAGAATCGAACAGATTACGAAACTGGTGGAAATCGAACAAGGTATTCGTCATGCGATCGATGATCAAGGGACGGTTCAAGACTCGGCAAGCGATAAGCTGCGGTCCTTACGGAGTCAATTACGCTCCCTTGAAGGGCAAGTTCGCTCGAAAATCGACGGCGTATTGCGCAGTAAGTCGAAGATGTTATCTGATGCCATCGTGACGATGCGCAATGATCGTTATTGTGTACCGGTCAAACAGGAGTACCGTCAAGCTTTTGGCGGCATCGTCCATGACCAATCGGCGTCCGGGGCGACGTTATTCATCGAACCGCAAGCCGTCGTTGCAGCCAACAATGAAATTCAGGAGGCACGCCTTAAAGAACGTGCGGAAATCGAACGGATTTTAGCCCAACTTTCAGCGCTCGTCGGCTCGGTCGGCGATTCGCTTCGAATCAATGTCGACGTCTTGGCAGAGCTCGATTTCATTATGGCAAAAGCCTTATACGGACATACGATTCGTGCTGTTGAACCACGATTAAATGAAAATCGGCATATCGTCTTGAAAGAAGCACGGCATCCGTTCATTCCAGACGATGAAGTCGTTCCGATTACCGTATCACTCGGCGGAGAATTCACATCACTCGTCATCACCGGACCGAATACCGGCGGGAAAACCGTCACACTGAAAACGATTGGATTACTGCAATTGATGGTTCAATCCGGTTTATACGTTCCGGCAGCGGACGAGACGGAGCTGAGTGTCTTTGATGCGATTTATGCCGACATCGGAGATGAACAGTCCATTGAACAGAACTTGTCGACCTTCAGTTCCCATATGACGAACATCGTTTCAATGATGGGCAAAATTGATTTCATGAGTCTTGTTCTGTTTGATGAGCTCGGAGCCGGAACGGATCCGACAGAAGGGGCGGCACTTGCGATTGCCATCTTGGATGAAGTGAAACGACGCGGCGCACGTGTTGCTGCAACGACTCACTATTCGGAGCTGAAAGCATACGGCTACAACCGGGAAGGTGTCGTTAACGCCTCGATGGAGTTTGATGTCGAGTCGCTTAGTCCGACGTACCGCTTACTAATCGGTGTACCGGGACGTTCGAATGCCTTTGAAATTTCGAAACGACTCGGGCTAGAGGACCGCGTCATCGATGCGGCCCGTGATCAAGTCGGAACAGATGCGCAGTCCGTCGAAACGATGATCGGACGACTCGAGGAAGCGAAACAACGTGCTGAATCCTTGGAGCGGGAATTGTTGCAGGAGCAACAACGATTGGTGGAAGAACGGGAAGAATTCGAGCGGGAACAAGCTGAAATTCATCAAGAGAAAAACGAAATTTTAGCAAAAGCAGAAGAAAAGGCAACGCGTGCCGTCGAACGGGCACAAAAAGAAGCAGAAGCAGTCATCAAGCGTCTGAAAGAATTACGTGACGCAGGAGCTGTCAAAGAGCATGAACTGATTGAAGCCCGGAAACAGCTGGAGCAAGCGAAACCTTCGTTACAAGATCAACGGATTGCCAAGGTCAAAGCAAAAACGAACCAGGCTCCGGTATTTGCAAAAGGCGAAGAGGTAAAAGTGACGACATTTAACCAAAAAGGATACATCATCAATCAAAATTCGAATGGTGAATACACGGTTCAAGTCGGAATCATGAAAGTGAACGTCAAGCCGGGTGATCTGGCCAAAGTCGGTGAAGCTAAAACAGCTTCGAAAACTAAAAAACGATCCGGTGGAACGAGTATTACGAAACAATCCGCTGCTTCAGCCGAACTGGACTTACGCGGTGTCCGTGTCGAGGAAGGGCTGGCCAAGCTCGATCGGTTCATGGATCAGGCTTTACTGTCCAACTACGAACAGATACGTGTCATCCATGGTCTCGGGACGGGAGCAATGCGTCAAGGAGTACAAGAATATCTACGTGGCAACCGTCATGTCAAAACGCATCGCTTAGGCGGTCAAGGTGAAGGTGGACATGGCGTAACGATCATCGAATTGAAATGA
- a CDS encoding DUF350 domain-containing protein — protein sequence MNIFENVYVYTTALYSVAGLLIIMGLALFELTTRYRNWEHIKSGNIAVALATGGKIIGLANIVHFAVQSEQRVGAIFLESAFGFLLLISTYWIFEFLTPNLPVDREIEKGNIAVGIISCSLSIGMSYVIGSALVG from the coding sequence GTGAATATTTTTGAAAACGTCTATGTCTACACGACAGCTTTGTATTCGGTTGCGGGACTGTTGATCATCATGGGTCTGGCACTTTTTGAGTTGACAACCCGGTACCGAAACTGGGAACATATCAAGAGTGGAAACATCGCCGTTGCGCTTGCGACCGGCGGTAAGATCATTGGTCTGGCAAATATCGTGCATTTTGCCGTTCAAAGTGAACAGCGTGTCGGAGCAATCTTTTTAGAAAGTGCCTTCGGATTTTTACTGTTGATTTCGACCTATTGGATTTTTGAATTCTTGACTCCGAATCTTCCCGTTGATCGGGAGATCGAAAAAGGAAATATCGCTGTCGGTATCATCTCCTGTTCGTTATCGATCGGGATGTCTTATGTGATCGGTTCAGCGTTAGTGGGGTGA
- a CDS encoding YitT family protein, giving the protein MNVKKTNTNEIRRRAFEAMQLISWKDIFWVIIGSAILAFGINYFTIPNDLSEGGLIGITVIFYYLYGWDTGLVSLLANALLFVVGYRFLSRKTMIYSVISVATTSFVLSSTASLATSSDSRLIGTVYAGILIGLGIGLVIRAGGTTGGGVIIARLMNKYLNLGIAVSMFIIDVTVVGASGFLFGEETMLYTLIAIIIGSYLIDLVSEGLNVREAVTIISHRQEEIATILTETLGRSATVIHSHGHFTKQKNDMLYMIVDKRQLAPLKQIVEAADPRAFVVIHKVREVIGEGFTYPSR; this is encoded by the coding sequence ATGAATGTCAAAAAAACCAATACGAATGAAATACGGCGGCGCGCCTTTGAAGCGATGCAACTGATTTCCTGGAAAGATATCTTTTGGGTCATCATCGGTTCAGCTATCCTGGCGTTCGGCATCAACTACTTCACGATTCCGAATGACTTGTCTGAAGGAGGATTGATCGGGATTACCGTCATCTTCTACTACCTGTATGGGTGGGATACCGGCTTAGTCTCGTTACTTGCCAATGCGTTATTGTTTGTCGTCGGCTACCGCTTCTTAAGTCGGAAAACGATGATCTATTCCGTCATTTCCGTCGCGACGACCTCGTTCGTCCTGTCGTCAACGGCATCACTCGCGACGAGTTCCGACAGCCGGCTGATCGGGACGGTCTATGCCGGAATCTTGATTGGTCTTGGAATCGGTCTTGTCATCCGGGCAGGCGGGACGACCGGCGGCGGTGTCATCATCGCCCGGCTAATGAATAAGTATTTGAACTTAGGGATTGCCGTGTCGATGTTCATCATCGACGTGACGGTTGTCGGAGCCTCCGGATTTTTGTTCGGTGAAGAAACGATGCTGTATACGTTGATTGCCATCATCATCGGTTCGTATTTGATTGATTTGGTCAGTGAAGGATTGAACGTCCGGGAAGCGGTGACGATCATCAGTCACCGTCAGGAAGAAATCGCAACGATTTTGACTGAAACACTCGGACGAAGTGCGACCGTCATCCACAGTCACGGTCATTTCACAAAACAGAAAAACGACATGTTATACATGATTGTCGACAAACGTCAGCTCGCGCCATTGAAACAAATCGTCGAAGCGGCCGATCCACGTGCTTTTGTCGTCATTCATAAAGTACGTGAAGTCATCGGTGAGGGATTCACCTATCCGTCGCGCTAA
- a CDS encoding AMP-binding protein, giving the protein MDSAWLKDYPEQVPASITYREIPLYQALEEAADEFPERRALSFLGKRMTFQEVRHEARSFAKVLQDAGLEKGDRVGLMLPNCPQYMISYYAVLYAGGIVVQVNPLYTDRELEQILDDSGAKMLVTLDLLYPKASRVKAKTSLKTVVTTSIADYLSFPKNKLYPIKSRKDNNIIIDTTGSIPFLSHRGSAMIEPVIINPKEDIAVLQYTGGTTGAPKGVMLTHFNLSANVEQISHWFYKYSRGDGRKLLAVVPYFHVYGMTCNLNFGMFNAYEQIILPKFDLEQVLKTIDKEKPSLFPGAPTMYVGLLNHPKLKKYDLSSIEACISGSAPLPVEVQEKFEQVTGGRIVEGYGLSETSPVTHTNCIWDKRVPGTVGIPVPDTIAKIVQPDGETPAAPGEIGEILVRGPQVMKGYWKRPEDTQAVLRDGWLHTGDLGYVGEDHYFRIVDRKKDLIIASGFNIYPREVEEILYEHPAVKEAVVIGVPDAYRGETVKAFIVLKDDVQTTEEELDQFCRKSLASFKVPKQYEFRQELPKTFVGKILRRVLVEEERAKQLEESS; this is encoded by the coding sequence ATGGATTCAGCATGGTTAAAGGATTATCCGGAACAAGTACCCGCATCAATCACCTATCGCGAGATACCACTCTATCAAGCACTTGAAGAGGCAGCAGATGAGTTTCCGGAGCGGAGAGCCCTTAGTTTTCTCGGGAAACGAATGACGTTCCAGGAAGTACGGCATGAAGCGCGGAGCTTTGCAAAAGTCCTGCAAGATGCCGGTCTTGAAAAGGGTGACCGGGTCGGTTTGATGTTGCCGAACTGTCCGCAATATATGATCAGTTACTACGCGGTGTTGTACGCCGGTGGAATCGTCGTTCAAGTCAATCCATTGTATACCGACCGCGAACTGGAACAGATTTTGGACGATTCGGGGGCGAAGATGCTCGTCACACTGGATTTGCTGTATCCGAAAGCGTCGCGTGTCAAAGCAAAGACGTCTTTAAAAACCGTTGTCACGACAAGCATTGCTGACTATCTTTCATTTCCTAAAAATAAACTGTATCCGATCAAGTCCCGTAAAGACAATAACATCATCATTGATACGACGGGATCGATTCCGTTTCTGTCTCATCGCGGAAGTGCGATGATTGAACCGGTGATCATCAATCCAAAAGAAGACATCGCAGTGTTACAATATACAGGTGGAACGACCGGTGCGCCTAAAGGAGTTATGTTGACGCACTTTAATCTCAGTGCCAATGTCGAACAGATCAGTCATTGGTTCTATAAATATTCTCGGGGAGACGGGCGGAAGTTGTTGGCAGTCGTCCCGTATTTCCATGTTTACGGAATGACGTGTAACCTGAACTTCGGTATGTTCAATGCTTATGAACAAATCATTTTGCCGAAATTCGACTTGGAACAGGTCCTGAAGACGATTGATAAAGAAAAACCGAGTCTGTTTCCCGGCGCTCCGACGATGTATGTCGGATTGTTAAATCATCCGAAACTAAAGAAATACGATTTATCCTCGATCGAAGCATGTATTTCCGGATCAGCACCGCTTCCGGTCGAAGTACAAGAGAAGTTTGAACAGGTGACAGGCGGACGCATCGTCGAAGGGTATGGCTTGTCGGAAACAAGTCCCGTGACGCATACGAACTGTATCTGGGATAAACGCGTTCCGGGAACAGTCGGAATTCCTGTTCCGGATACAATCGCTAAAATCGTTCAACCGGACGGAGAGACGCCTGCTGCACCAGGAGAAATCGGAGAGATTCTTGTCCGTGGTCCGCAAGTCATGAAAGGATATTGGAAACGCCCGGAAGATACGCAGGCTGTCCTGCGTGACGGATGGTTGCATACGGGAGACCTTGGATATGTCGGTGAGGACCATTATTTCCGGATTGTCGACCGGAAAAAAGATTTGATTATCGCATCGGGATTCAATATCTATCCACGGGAAGTCGAAGAGATTTTGTACGAACATCCGGCGGTAAAAGAAGCCGTCGTCATCGGTGTGCCGGACGCTTACCGGGGTGAAACCGTCAAAGCCTTCATCGTTTTGAAAGATGACGTGCAGACGACAGAAGAAGAACTCGATCAGTTTTGCCGGAAAAGTCTGGCTTCCTTCAAAGTACCGAAGCAGTATGAGTTCAGACAAGAGTTACCGAAAACCTTCGTCGGAAAAATTCTTCGCCGTGTCTTAGTCGAGGAAGAACGGGCAAAACAACTGGAAGAAAGCAGTTGA
- a CDS encoding TetR/AcrR family transcriptional regulator, which translates to MKRTMSKSDRIIDAAVKVIAKNGYHGAKVTAIAKEAGVADGTIYLYFKNKEHLLISLFQAKMGSFIEYSEAQIAHHQSATQQLAALIEAHLEQLSVDYDLAVVTQIELRQSNQEMRHNIATVLKPYLHLIDRVIRNGMESGEFSNELDYRLARQMVFGTIDEVVTSWMASGFKYELLETRHGIHRMLIKGLS; encoded by the coding sequence ATGAAAAGAACGATGTCTAAGAGTGATCGCATCATTGATGCGGCAGTGAAGGTGATTGCGAAAAATGGATACCACGGTGCCAAGGTAACAGCTATCGCGAAAGAAGCAGGCGTAGCGGATGGAACAATTTATCTTTACTTCAAGAACAAAGAGCACTTATTGATTTCTTTGTTCCAAGCCAAGATGGGTAGCTTCATCGAATATTCGGAAGCGCAAATCGCACATCATCAGTCAGCGACGCAACAACTGGCAGCGCTCATTGAAGCGCATCTCGAACAATTGTCGGTTGATTATGATTTGGCCGTCGTCACGCAAATCGAGTTACGCCAATCGAATCAAGAGATGCGGCATAATATCGCAACTGTTTTAAAACCGTATCTCCATCTGATTGATCGTGTGATTCGAAACGGGATGGAATCGGGAGAGTTCTCAAACGAGCTGGATTATCGTTTAGCACGACAAATGGTATTCGGAACGATTGACGAAGTCGTGACCAGCTGGATGGCGAGCGGATTTAAATACGAGTTGCTCGAGACACGTCACGGTATTCATCGCATGCTAATTAAAGGGCTGAGTTAA
- a CDS encoding electron transfer flavoprotein subunit beta/FixA family protein: MEIYVLLKRTFDTEEAIQLENGQIEEDGAEFIINPYDEYAVEEAIRVRDAQSGTVTVVTVGPEDADKELRTALAMGADQAVRISIEDDIEEADHYSISEVLAGYLKEQTVDLIIAGNVAVDGGSGQVAPRVAELLDIPYVTTITKLELNGTDAVVTRDSEGDTEVIKTSLPLLVTAQQGLNEPRYPSLPGIMKAKKKPLEELELSDLELDEDELAPRLETIERFLPPNKAAGKILEGDLSTQVQELASLLRNEAKVV; encoded by the coding sequence ATGGAAATCTACGTCTTGTTAAAACGAACATTTGATACGGAAGAAGCAATCCAGCTCGAAAATGGTCAAATCGAAGAGGATGGTGCGGAATTCATCATCAACCCTTATGACGAATATGCAGTCGAAGAAGCCATCCGTGTACGGGATGCCCAATCTGGAACCGTGACGGTCGTTACCGTCGGACCGGAAGATGCGGATAAAGAACTTCGGACGGCGCTTGCGATGGGAGCCGATCAAGCAGTCCGGATTTCGATTGAAGATGATATTGAAGAAGCAGATCATTATTCGATTTCAGAAGTGTTGGCCGGATATCTCAAGGAACAGACTGTCGATTTAATTATCGCCGGAAACGTCGCGGTTGACGGCGGAAGCGGACAAGTCGCTCCACGTGTCGCAGAACTGCTCGATATTCCATACGTCACTACAATTACGAAGCTCGAGTTAAACGGAACGGATGCCGTCGTGACACGTGACTCAGAAGGGGATACGGAAGTCATTAAAACATCGTTGCCGTTGCTCGTAACAGCCCAACAAGGATTAAATGAACCCCGTTATCCAAGCCTTCCGGGTATCATGAAGGCGAAAAAGAAACCGCTCGAAGAACTTGAATTATCGGATCTGGAATTAGACGAGGACGAGTTGGCACCGCGTCTTGAGACGATTGAACGCTTTTTACCGCCAAATAAAGCAGCCGGTAAAATTCTAGAAGGTGATTTGTCGACACAAGTCCAGGAACTCGCTTCATTATTACGCAACGAAGCAAAAGTTGTTTAA
- a CDS encoding electron transfer flavoprotein subunit alpha/FixB family protein codes for MSKALVLAESRDGNLRNVSFEAIAAANLVADEVVVALIGQNVAADAAQLATRGANQVLVVEDERLQHYTPDGYGQVFMQLLDRVAPDVIVFGHTSLGKDLSPKIAAKLQAGLISDVTSIEGTGPDASFIRPIYSGKAFEKVKVSEGKTLFTVRPNNIEPMAEGSSEGTVESVTVELKDLRTIVSEVVRKATGGVDLSEAKVIVAGGRGVKSSDGFAPLQELADLLGGAVGASRGACDADYCDYALQIGQTGKVVTPDLYIACGISGAIQHLAGMSNAKVIVAINKDPEANIFSVADYGIVGDLFDVVPLLTAEFKKMLVH; via the coding sequence ATGTCAAAAGCACTTGTACTTGCAGAATCACGGGACGGGAATTTACGAAATGTGTCATTTGAAGCGATTGCAGCGGCAAATTTAGTTGCAGACGAAGTCGTGGTTGCCTTAATCGGACAAAACGTAGCGGCAGATGCAGCACAACTTGCGACACGAGGTGCAAATCAAGTCCTCGTCGTTGAAGACGAACGGTTGCAGCACTATACACCGGACGGATACGGGCAAGTCTTCATGCAACTGCTGGATCGCGTTGCGCCAGACGTCATCGTATTTGGCCATACATCACTCGGTAAAGATTTGTCTCCGAAAATCGCAGCGAAACTGCAAGCGGGATTGATCAGTGATGTCACATCAATTGAAGGAACAGGACCGGACGCATCCTTCATCCGACCAATTTATTCAGGAAAAGCTTTTGAAAAAGTAAAAGTTTCAGAAGGAAAAACGCTCTTTACAGTCCGTCCGAACAACATCGAACCAATGGCTGAAGGCTCTTCCGAGGGGACTGTCGAATCGGTAACCGTTGAGTTAAAAGATTTACGGACAATCGTTTCGGAAGTCGTTCGAAAAGCAACCGGTGGTGTCGATCTATCGGAAGCAAAAGTTATCGTTGCCGGTGGGCGGGGCGTCAAAAGTTCGGATGGTTTTGCACCGCTTCAAGAACTGGCGGATTTACTCGGCGGCGCAGTTGGTGCATCACGTGGTGCCTGTGATGCAGACTATTGTGACTATGCCCTGCAAATCGGTCAGACGGGGAAAGTCGTGACACCTGACTTGTACATTGCTTGCGGGATTTCCGGTGCGATTCAACATTTAGCCGGTATGTCGAACGCGAAAGTCATCGTCGCCATCAACAAAGATCCGGAAGCGAATATCTTCTCGGTAGCAGATTACGGAATCGTCGGCGACCTATTTGATGTCGTACCGTTGTTAACGGCAGAATTCAAAAAAATGCTGGTCCATTAA